A single genomic interval of Bradyrhizobium japonicum USDA 6 harbors:
- the ftsA gene encoding cell division protein FtsA, with the protein MTGLDRTQTPKTRPMPHRRGGIVACLDIGTSKIACMIARLKPSAPSDALRGRTHAVELIGYSQIQSRGMKAGAVIDLAECEQAVRQAVGLAEKMAKVRVESVLLSVSGGRLSGQLVEAAADIRGGAVTPADVSRVTSTGMRHATGEGRTVLHALPVGYTLDGVKGIRDPRGMVAHQFGVDMNVVTCEATVARNLMLAVERCHINVEAMAASPYVAGLSVLTDDEADLGAAVVEMGAGTTTIAVYSGGRFVYAAGFAVGGQHITMDLARGLSATIADAERIKTLYGTVITGGSDSRELMSVPTAGDEQDLPQIVSRATIANIVKHRAEEVFEMVRDKLKDSPFASEPNGRVVLSGGASQLTGLVELGTQILGRPVRVGRPLGFGRLPNEAKNAAFAVPAGLLVYPQYVHHEHVEPRHTRQQVKTGTGGYFGKVGRWLREGF; encoded by the coding sequence ATGACCGGTCTTGATCGCACCCAGACCCCGAAGACACGCCCGATGCCGCACAGGCGCGGCGGCATCGTCGCCTGCCTCGACATCGGCACCAGCAAGATCGCGTGCATGATTGCGCGGCTGAAGCCGTCGGCGCCGAGCGACGCCTTGCGCGGCCGTACCCATGCGGTTGAATTGATCGGTTACAGCCAGATCCAGTCGCGCGGCATGAAGGCCGGCGCGGTGATCGATCTTGCCGAATGCGAGCAGGCGGTACGCCAGGCCGTCGGGCTGGCGGAGAAGATGGCCAAGGTGCGGGTCGAGTCCGTGCTGCTGTCGGTCTCCGGCGGCCGGCTTTCCGGCCAGCTGGTCGAAGCCGCCGCCGACATCCGCGGCGGCGCCGTGACGCCGGCCGATGTCAGCCGCGTCACTTCGACCGGCATGCGCCACGCCACCGGCGAGGGCCGCACCGTGCTGCACGCGCTGCCGGTCGGCTACACGCTCGACGGCGTCAAGGGCATCCGCGATCCGCGCGGCATGGTCGCGCATCAGTTCGGCGTCGACATGAACGTCGTCACCTGCGAGGCCACCGTTGCCCGCAACCTGATGCTGGCGGTGGAGCGCTGCCACATCAATGTCGAAGCCATGGCGGCGAGCCCGTATGTGGCCGGCCTGTCGGTGCTGACCGACGACGAGGCCGATCTCGGCGCCGCCGTCGTCGAGATGGGCGCGGGCACCACCACCATCGCGGTCTATTCCGGCGGCCGCTTCGTGTATGCGGCGGGCTTTGCGGTCGGCGGGCAACACATCACGATGGATCTCGCGCGCGGACTCTCCGCGACCATTGCCGATGCCGAGCGAATCAAGACGTTATATGGCACCGTCATCACCGGCGGATCGGACTCGCGTGAGCTGATGTCTGTACCGACAGCCGGTGACGAGCAGGATCTGCCGCAGATCGTCTCCCGCGCCACCATCGCCAATATTGTCAAGCACCGTGCCGAGGAAGTCTTCGAAATGGTTCGGGACAAGCTGAAGGATTCGCCCTTCGCCTCAGAGCCCAACGGCCGCGTTGTGCTCTCCGGCGGCGCCTCGCAGCTCACCGGCCTCGTCGAACTCGGCACGCAGATTCTCGGCCGGCCCGTGCGGGTCGGACGTCCGCTCGGTTTCGGCCGGCTGCCCAATGAGGCGAAGAACGCCGCGTTCGCGGTGCCGGCCGGGCTCCTCGTCTACCCGCAATATGTTCATCACGAGCATGTCGAACCGCGGCATACGCGGCAGCAGGTCAAGACAGGGACGGGCGGTTATTTTGGAAAGGTCGGACGATGGCTACGCGAGGGCTTCTGA
- the lpxC gene encoding UDP-3-O-acyl-N-acetylglucosamine deacetylase, translating to MKFSRQTTLRAQATVAGVGVHSGLPVTLTLGPAPVDAGFVFVRTGLEGSDREIQATADQVIATDFATVLGDRDGPLVSTAEHVLAALRGMGVDNATIEIDGPEVPIMDGSAAAFIAAIDQAGIVSQPAQRRFIQVLKPISAKVGDSFGEIRPYANGFRVDIEIDFTNPVIGQQSYGFDLNPERFRREVGRARTFGLMCDVARLWSAGYALGASFDNTVVFDDERLLNTEGLRYADECARHKVLDVIGDLALAGLPLLGAYRSVRGGHKLNHAVLTALLADRTAWRVVEGEAVRRTTRPVGEVGRGIVGGRIAAAYGPDVS from the coding sequence ATGAAATTTAGCCGGCAAACAACGCTTCGTGCGCAAGCCACCGTGGCAGGCGTTGGCGTTCATTCCGGTCTTCCAGTCACTCTCACGCTGGGGCCCGCGCCCGTCGATGCGGGTTTTGTTTTTGTCCGCACCGGCCTTGAGGGAAGTGACCGTGAGATTCAGGCGACCGCCGACCAGGTGATCGCGACCGACTTCGCTACCGTCCTCGGCGATCGTGACGGCCCGTTGGTTTCCACCGCCGAGCACGTGCTCGCGGCGCTGCGGGGCATGGGCGTCGACAACGCCACCATCGAGATCGACGGCCCTGAAGTACCGATCATGGACGGCAGTGCCGCGGCCTTCATTGCCGCGATCGACCAGGCCGGCATCGTCAGCCAGCCGGCACAGCGCCGCTTCATTCAGGTTTTGAAGCCGATCTCGGCCAAGGTCGGTGACTCCTTCGGCGAGATCCGGCCCTACGCCAACGGGTTCCGCGTTGATATCGAGATCGACTTCACCAATCCCGTCATCGGCCAGCAGAGCTACGGCTTCGACCTGAACCCGGAGCGCTTCCGCCGTGAAGTCGGCCGCGCCCGGACTTTCGGCCTGATGTGCGACGTCGCCCGACTCTGGAGCGCGGGTTACGCACTCGGCGCTTCCTTCGACAATACCGTCGTGTTCGACGACGAGCGGCTGCTCAACACCGAGGGCCTGCGCTACGCCGACGAATGCGCCCGCCACAAGGTGCTGGACGTGATCGGCGATCTCGCGCTGGCCGGCCTGCCGCTGCTTGGCGCCTACCGCTCGGTGCGTGGCGGCCACAAGCTCAACCACGCTGTCCTGACCGCGCTGCTCGCCGACCGTACCGCCTGGCGGGTGGTCGAGGGCGAGGCGGTCCGCCGCACCACGCGTCCCGTGGGCGAAGTCGGTCGTGGCATCGTTGGCGGCCGGATCGCTGCGGCCTACGGGCCGGACGTGTCCTGA
- a CDS encoding cell division protein FtsQ/DivIB, which translates to MDGAGSLTRSFLRSLRPQADLKAAAIGAVVLLREWVQDKRDQKRAAAQNKIRSKTKAKPVVEREPPPRVVALVERYAPRRVGITMTVLLLAGSCGFGIVRGGHLQDFIAAVSDTRNALANSAGFRITSVVINGRKQLSQDEILAVGGVSGRSSLLFLDADVVRDKLKANPWIADATVLKLYPGRLMIDITERQAFALWQEAGRLSVIADDGAVLEPYVSRRFLSLPLVVGKGADTQARDFLALLARYPQINSVTKAAIYVGERRWNLRLKDGLDIRLPEQDVGNALATLSRLDKEDKLFSRDIVAVDMRLPDRLVVQLSDDAAKAREDLFKDKKKKKAGDAA; encoded by the coding sequence ATGGATGGTGCAGGAAGCCTCACCCGGTCGTTTTTGAGATCGCTGAGGCCCCAAGCTGACCTGAAGGCGGCCGCTATCGGAGCGGTGGTGCTTCTGCGCGAGTGGGTGCAGGACAAGCGCGACCAGAAGCGCGCTGCCGCCCAGAACAAGATCAGGTCCAAGACCAAAGCCAAGCCCGTCGTCGAGCGCGAGCCGCCGCCGCGCGTGGTCGCGCTGGTCGAGCGCTATGCGCCGCGCCGGGTCGGGATCACCATGACCGTTCTGCTGCTGGCCGGAAGCTGTGGCTTCGGCATCGTCAGGGGTGGCCACCTCCAGGATTTCATCGCCGCAGTCAGCGACACCCGTAACGCGCTGGCGAATTCCGCGGGCTTCCGCATCACCTCCGTCGTGATCAACGGCCGCAAGCAGCTCAGCCAGGACGAGATCCTCGCGGTCGGCGGGGTCAGCGGCCGCTCCTCGCTGCTGTTCCTCGACGCCGACGTCGTGCGCGACAAGCTCAAGGCCAATCCCTGGATTGCGGATGCGACCGTGCTGAAGCTCTATCCGGGCCGGCTCATGATCGACATCACCGAGCGCCAGGCGTTCGCGCTGTGGCAGGAGGCCGGCCGGCTCTCCGTCATCGCCGATGATGGTGCGGTGCTCGAGCCTTACGTCTCGCGCCGGTTCCTGTCGCTGCCGCTCGTGGTCGGCAAGGGTGCCGACACCCAGGCGCGCGATTTCCTGGCGCTGCTGGCGCGCTATCCGCAGATCAATTCGGTGACCAAGGCCGCGATCTATGTCGGCGAGCGGCGCTGGAACCTGAGGCTCAAGGATGGCCTCGACATCCGTCTGCCCGAGCAGGACGTCGGCAACGCCCTCGCGACGCTGTCCAGGCTCGACAAGGAGGACAAGCTGTTCTCCCGCGACATCGTCGCCGTCGACATGCGCCTGCCCGATCGCCTGGTGGTGCAGCTGTCCGACGACGCCGCCAAGGCGCGCGAGGACCTGTTCAAGGACAAGAAGAAAAAGAAGGCCGGGGACGCCGCATGA
- the ftsZ gene encoding cell division protein FtsZ, producing MTISINVPDIHELKPRITVFGVGGAGGNAVNNMITAGLQGVDFVVANTDAQALTMSKAQRIVQMGTAVTQGLGAGSQPNVGAAAAEEVIDELRDHLSGANMVFVTAGMGGGTGTGAAPVIAKTARDMGILTVGVVTKPFHFEGGRRMRTAEAGINELHKVVDTLLIIPNQNLFRVANEKTTFADAFAMADQVLYSGVACITDLMVKEGLINLDFADVRAVMREMGKAMMGTGEASGDKRALTAAEAAIANPLIDDSSMKGAKGLLISITGGKDLTLFEVDEAATRIREEVDQDANIIVGATFDEALDGLIRVSVVATGIEQATIARNTQATSAPVANAAPQQIQQVQQAPAAPAAAAESRLADLTARLRADNQRMAERAQKLEAQIPTAAPGAAAPTAPRPNVERAALAAIAAAVAEVPQAPAPMQTYGDVTVRPIAQKPTLFPEPDMAPVAMQEPMTPETFIPPQAERGPVRAPRMPRIDELPMPAQAELRQARGEAEEETPQKTRLSLLQRLANVGLGRRDEESEAPVTARTASPAMPPLPDRRPPQKTVAQQIAASEPVSEYARRPAPQGLDMHGRPAPVAPAPQGDDHLDIPAFLRRQAT from the coding sequence ATGACCATCAGCATCAATGTTCCTGATATTCACGAATTGAAGCCCCGGATCACCGTGTTCGGCGTCGGTGGCGCCGGTGGCAACGCCGTCAACAACATGATCACGGCGGGCCTCCAGGGCGTCGACTTCGTGGTCGCCAACACCGACGCGCAGGCGCTGACGATGTCGAAGGCGCAGCGCATCGTGCAGATGGGCACCGCGGTCACGCAAGGCCTCGGCGCGGGTTCGCAGCCGAACGTCGGCGCGGCGGCGGCGGAAGAGGTGATCGACGAACTGCGCGACCATCTCTCGGGCGCCAACATGGTGTTCGTCACCGCCGGCATGGGCGGCGGCACCGGCACCGGTGCAGCTCCCGTCATCGCCAAGACCGCGCGCGACATGGGCATCCTCACCGTCGGCGTCGTGACCAAGCCGTTCCACTTCGAGGGCGGCCGCCGCATGCGCACCGCCGAGGCCGGCATCAACGAGCTGCACAAGGTCGTCGACACGCTCCTGATCATCCCGAACCAGAACCTGTTCCGGGTCGCCAACGAGAAGACCACCTTCGCCGACGCCTTCGCGATGGCCGACCAGGTGCTTTACTCCGGCGTTGCCTGCATCACCGACCTGATGGTCAAGGAAGGTCTGATCAACCTCGACTTCGCCGACGTTCGCGCCGTCATGCGCGAGATGGGCAAGGCGATGATGGGTACGGGCGAGGCTTCCGGTGACAAGCGCGCGCTGACCGCCGCTGAAGCCGCGATCGCCAACCCGCTGATCGACGATAGCTCGATGAAGGGCGCCAAGGGCCTCCTCATCTCGATCACCGGCGGCAAGGACCTCACCTTGTTCGAGGTTGACGAAGCCGCGACCCGCATCCGCGAGGAAGTCGACCAGGACGCCAACATCATCGTCGGTGCGACCTTCGACGAAGCGCTCGACGGCCTGATCCGGGTCTCGGTCGTTGCCACCGGCATCGAGCAGGCAACGATCGCCCGCAACACCCAGGCCACCAGCGCCCCGGTCGCGAACGCGGCACCGCAGCAGATCCAACAGGTGCAGCAGGCTCCCGCTGCTCCGGCCGCCGCTGCCGAGAGCCGTCTCGCCGACCTGACCGCGCGTCTGCGTGCCGACAATCAGCGCATGGCCGAGCGCGCCCAGAAGCTGGAAGCCCAGATCCCGACCGCCGCCCCGGGGGCTGCCGCGCCGACCGCGCCGCGTCCGAATGTCGAGCGCGCCGCGCTTGCCGCCATCGCGGCTGCCGTTGCCGAGGTCCCGCAGGCCCCCGCGCCGATGCAGACCTATGGCGACGTCACGGTACGCCCGATCGCGCAGAAGCCGACCCTGTTTCCGGAGCCTGACATGGCCCCGGTCGCGATGCAGGAGCCGATGACGCCGGAAACCTTCATCCCGCCGCAGGCCGAACGTGGGCCGGTCCGTGCCCCGCGGATGCCGCGTATCGACGAACTGCCGATGCCGGCCCAGGCCGAGCTTCGCCAGGCCCGCGGCGAGGCGGAAGAAGAGACCCCGCAAAAGACCCGCCTGTCGCTGCTGCAGCGTCTCGCCAATGTCGGCCTCGGCCGTCGCGACGAGGAGAGTGAGGCGCCGGTCACAGCCCGCACCGCCAGTCCCGCGATGCCGCCGCTGCCCGATCGCCGGCCCCCCCAGAAGACTGTGGCACAGCAAATCGCGGCCAGCGAGCCGGTATCGGAGTATGCCCGCCGTCCCGCGCCTCAGGGCCTGGACATGCACGGCCGCCCGGCGCCTGTTGCGCCGGCGCCACAGGGTGACGACCATCTTGATATCCCCGCCTTCCTGAGGCGTCAGGCGACGTGA
- a CDS encoding outer membrane protein assembly factor BamD, translating into MSAQRMTRGYLSVSPGVRGLLQAATFVVLALPLAGCGTGSLWDKFTAKDDTFVEEPADKIYNEGLYLMNEKKDMKGANKKFEEVDRQHPYSDWARKSLLMSAYASYQGGDYDGCIGAATRYVTLHPGSPDAAYAQYLIAASHYDQIPDISRDQARTEKAIAALEEVNRKYPNSEYATSAKAKIEGARDQLAGKEMNVGRYYMQKRDYTAAINRYKAVVTQYQTTRHVEEALFRLTEAYMTIGIVAEAQTAAAVLGHNFPDSRWYKDAYNLVKSGGLEPSENQGSWMSRAFKKIGL; encoded by the coding sequence ATGTCGGCACAGCGTATGACGCGCGGATATCTCTCGGTGTCGCCTGGAGTCCGCGGGCTGCTTCAAGCCGCCACCTTCGTGGTGCTCGCGCTGCCGCTGGCCGGCTGCGGCACCGGCTCGCTCTGGGACAAGTTCACCGCCAAGGATGACACCTTCGTCGAGGAGCCCGCCGACAAGATCTATAATGAGGGCCTGTACCTCATGAACGAGAAGAAGGACATGAAGGGGGCGAACAAGAAGTTCGAAGAGGTCGACCGCCAGCATCCTTATTCCGACTGGGCCCGCAAATCGCTGCTGATGTCGGCCTATGCCTCCTACCAGGGCGGCGACTATGACGGCTGCATCGGCGCCGCGACCCGCTACGTCACGCTGCATCCCGGCAGCCCGGACGCGGCCTATGCGCAGTACCTGATCGCCGCCTCCCATTACGACCAGATCCCGGACATCAGCCGCGACCAGGCACGCACCGAGAAGGCGATCGCCGCGCTGGAAGAGGTGAACCGCAAATATCCGAACTCGGAATATGCGACCTCGGCCAAAGCCAAGATCGAGGGTGCGCGCGACCAGCTCGCCGGCAAGGAAATGAATGTCGGCCGCTATTACATGCAGAAGCGCGACTACACGGCGGCGATCAACCGCTACAAGGCCGTCGTCACGCAGTACCAGACCACCCGCCATGTCGAGGAGGCGCTGTTCCGGCTCACCGAGGCCTATATGACGATCGGCATCGTCGCCGAGGCGCAGACCGCAGCCGCGGTGCTTGGCCACAATTTTCCTGACAGCCGCTGGTACAAGGACGCCTATAATCTTGTAAAATCCGGGGGTCTCGAGCCGAGCGAGAATCAGGGTTCCTGGATGAGCAGGGCCTTCAAGAAGATAGGCCTATAG